The Mesorhizobium sp. NBSH29 genome has a segment encoding these proteins:
- the glmU gene encoding bifunctional UDP-N-acetylglucosamine diphosphorylase/glucosamine-1-phosphate N-acetyltransferase GlmU yields the protein MTSRTCLSIILAAGEGTRMKSAKPKVMHEIAGLPMISHVMGAAQAAGAGDVALVVGNGAEAVLKAVPEGTEHVVQQERLGTAHAVLAARAAIARGYDDVLVMFGDTPLVEPSVLNSARASLANGAAVVVIGFRPANPAGYGRLIEDGEKLVAIREDKDCSEAERAIDFCNSGLMAMSGADALSLLDAVGNANAKGEFYLTDVVAIANQNGLPVVALEASYENALGINNRAELAEAEAIWQARKRRAMMLDGVTLTAPDTVFFAHDTEIAADALIEPHVVFGPGVKITGNAKIRAFSHLEGATVGGGCEVGPYARLRPGAVLGAKAKVGNFCEVKNATIEAGAKVNHLSYIGDARVGANANIGAGTITCNYDGYSKFITDIGANAFVGSNSALVAPLKIGDGAYIASGSVITEDVPEDALAFGRARQKTLPERGRQLRERRAAAKK from the coding sequence ATGACCTCCAGAACCTGCCTGTCGATCATTCTTGCTGCCGGTGAGGGCACGCGGATGAAAAGCGCCAAACCCAAAGTGATGCATGAAATCGCCGGACTGCCGATGATTTCACATGTCATGGGGGCTGCCCAGGCAGCCGGTGCCGGCGATGTCGCGCTGGTGGTAGGCAATGGCGCAGAGGCAGTACTGAAAGCCGTGCCTGAAGGCACCGAACATGTTGTCCAACAGGAGCGGCTTGGCACCGCACATGCTGTACTTGCCGCGCGCGCGGCGATTGCGCGTGGCTATGATGATGTTCTGGTGATGTTTGGTGATACGCCGCTGGTTGAACCATCGGTACTGAACAGTGCCCGTGCCAGCCTTGCCAATGGTGCGGCGGTCGTGGTGATCGGGTTTCGGCCCGCCAATCCCGCCGGTTATGGGCGGCTGATCGAAGACGGCGAAAAGCTGGTCGCCATCCGTGAAGACAAGGATTGCTCCGAAGCAGAACGCGCGATTGATTTCTGCAACAGCGGCCTGATGGCCATGTCCGGGGCCGATGCGCTAAGCCTGCTGGACGCGGTCGGCAACGCCAACGCCAAGGGAGAATTCTATCTCACGGACGTTGTCGCCATTGCCAACCAGAATGGCCTGCCGGTGGTCGCGCTCGAAGCGAGTTATGAAAATGCGCTTGGCATCAATAACCGCGCTGAACTCGCCGAAGCTGAAGCGATCTGGCAGGCGCGTAAACGTCGCGCAATGATGCTTGATGGCGTCACGCTGACCGCGCCCGACACCGTGTTCTTTGCCCATGACACTGAGATCGCGGCTGATGCACTGATCGAGCCGCATGTCGTGTTCGGGCCCGGTGTAAAAATTACCGGCAATGCCAAAATCCGGGCATTTTCGCATCTTGAAGGCGCCACCGTCGGAGGCGGCTGCGAAGTCGGGCCCTATGCGCGGCTCAGGCCCGGTGCTGTTCTTGGCGCAAAAGCCAAGGTTGGCAATTTCTGCGAGGTCAAGAATGCCACTATCGAAGCCGGTGCCAAGGTCAACCATCTCTCCTATATCGGCGATGCGCGTGTCGGCGCAAACGCCAATATCGGCGCGGGAACCATCACCTGCAATTATGACGGCTACAGCAAGTTCATCACTGACATCGGGGCGAACGCTTTTGTTGGCTCGAATTCGGCGCTGGTCGCGCCCTTGAAGATCGGCGACGGCGCGTACATTGCCTCGGGCAGCGTGATTACCGAAGACGTGCCGGAAGATGCGCTGGCCTTTGGCCGGGCGCGGCAGAAAACATTGCCGGAGCGCGGTCGTCAGTTGCGCGAACGCAGGGCGGCCGCCAAGAAGTAA